The Parvibaculaceae bacterium PLY_AMNH_Bact1 genome window below encodes:
- the gcvA gene encoding transcriptional regulator GcvA (Derived by automated computational analysis using gene prediction method: Protein Homology. GO_function: GO:0003700 - DNA-binding transcription factor activity [Evidence IEA]; GO_process: GO:0006355 - regulation of DNA-templated transcription [Evidence IEA]) — MSDAIHQTLPPLTALRSFEAASRHGSFSRAADELCVTHGAVSRQVKVLEDWAGIALFDRVGKRVVLTSAGRRFADKVSSAFGDIATAVRTLRAEQSAVRVLTLNVLPTFAMRWLLPRLSKFQFAHPQIELRLVTSDQPLDRTAPGQFDVAVRRKSTLPAREFRTGIVFTEDELPVCSPAFATANPIGDPADIKSLPLLVADTRAGSWDRWFAAAGESGVSSEAALRRFDHFYLALQAAIDGLGLALGPLPLIEEDLAQGRLVAPLSEPKLSAVPYCWAVRSSEADDPAVVQFLTWLEEEALAFRSSREVAGSSSAGDW; from the coding sequence ATGTCTGACGCAATCCACCAAACTCTTCCCCCTCTCACAGCTCTTCGTAGTTTCGAAGCGGCTTCTCGTCATGGCTCGTTTTCTCGCGCCGCTGATGAGCTATGCGTGACCCATGGTGCTGTGAGTCGGCAGGTGAAAGTTCTGGAAGACTGGGCGGGCATTGCTCTCTTTGACCGGGTGGGGAAGAGGGTGGTGCTCACAAGCGCTGGGCGTCGCTTTGCTGATAAGGTGAGTAGCGCCTTCGGCGATATTGCCACTGCTGTACGGACCTTACGGGCGGAACAAAGTGCCGTTCGTGTGCTGACACTCAACGTTTTGCCGACATTTGCAATGCGATGGTTGCTGCCGCGGCTTTCAAAATTCCAGTTTGCCCATCCCCAGATTGAGTTGCGGCTCGTTACATCCGATCAACCGTTGGACCGCACCGCACCTGGTCAATTCGATGTGGCGGTGCGTCGGAAAAGTACGCTCCCTGCCAGAGAGTTTCGGACTGGGATTGTTTTCACAGAAGATGAGCTGCCGGTGTGTAGCCCGGCCTTTGCGACTGCAAACCCGATAGGTGATCCGGCTGACATCAAGTCTCTTCCGCTTCTGGTTGCAGATACGCGGGCGGGTTCCTGGGATCGTTGGTTTGCAGCGGCAGGAGAAAGCGGTGTGAGCAGTGAAGCAGCACTTCGACGTTTCGATCATTTCTATTTGGCGCTCCAGGCAGCCATAGATGGTCTCGGTCTGGCCCTCGGGCCCCTGCCGCTTATTGAGGAAGACCTGGCACAAGGCCGATTGGTTGCGCCGCTTTCGGAACCCAAACTGTCAGCAGTACCCTATTGTTGGGCGGTGCGGTCTTCAGAAGCAGATGATCCTGCGGTCGTGCAGTTTCTCACCTGGTTGGAAGAAGAGGCGTTGGCTTTCCGGAGTTCACGAGAGGTCGCTGGCTCTAGCTCCGCAGGCGATTGGTAA
- a CDS encoding GNAT family N-acetyltransferase (Derived by automated computational analysis using gene prediction method: Protein Homology.) yields the protein MNMALAPKAFSQGEVSAESLTTRILDASQLLTLGPEWEELVEHTLEENAYYVRGYCTALLNHIEKRSLKVVTVWKDEKLIALLPFISNRLHWGGLKSLNTAWTTDYTTTSIPLIDRRWVDEAARALLDSMAAADTGSDLWLLPNISLDGAVNTALKAEMSKRGLPAQVFDPFERAVLTKRGTFEDHMKEHVSKKRQKDLRRNRKRLDDMGDVTWTAHDSGPELDTAIDAFLKIEASGWKGKRGTALDCTDATRAFAKEAFGDAGGKSITRADILRLDGKPVAINLTLIAGDTGFTIKCAYDAAYKGQSVGLLLEEEMIRSVLEDNWIGRLDSSAVSGHLITSFWNDTIEIGDILIDAKPGAASIRFSAFSGLEKLRRAARGTAKDLTNRLRS from the coding sequence ATGAATATGGCGCTGGCACCCAAAGCATTTTCGCAAGGTGAAGTTTCGGCTGAAAGCCTTACAACACGCATCCTGGACGCGAGCCAACTTTTGACCCTCGGCCCCGAGTGGGAGGAGCTGGTTGAGCATACTCTTGAAGAAAACGCCTACTATGTCAGGGGCTATTGCACCGCCCTTCTCAATCACATTGAGAAGCGGTCCCTCAAGGTGGTCACTGTCTGGAAAGACGAAAAGCTTATTGCCTTGTTGCCTTTCATAAGCAACCGGCTGCACTGGGGCGGACTCAAGTCGCTCAACACGGCCTGGACGACAGACTACACCACCACATCTATCCCGCTCATTGATAGGCGATGGGTGGATGAGGCTGCTCGTGCCCTTCTCGATAGCATGGCGGCGGCTGATACCGGCAGCGACCTGTGGCTTTTGCCCAACATAAGCCTGGATGGTGCAGTCAACACAGCACTGAAAGCCGAAATGTCAAAACGCGGCCTGCCTGCACAGGTGTTTGATCCGTTTGAGCGTGCAGTCCTCACCAAACGAGGCACCTTCGAAGATCACATGAAGGAACATGTGTCGAAAAAGCGTCAAAAGGATCTACGACGAAACCGCAAGCGTCTGGATGACATGGGAGATGTTACCTGGACCGCCCATGACAGTGGACCAGAACTCGACACCGCCATCGACGCCTTTCTGAAGATCGAAGCATCCGGTTGGAAGGGCAAAAGAGGCACAGCGCTTGATTGCACCGACGCAACGCGCGCATTCGCAAAAGAGGCTTTTGGAGACGCAGGCGGCAAGAGCATCACACGCGCAGATATATTGCGGCTTGATGGAAAACCGGTCGCGATAAATCTCACTCTGATTGCAGGCGACACCGGCTTCACGATCAAATGCGCCTATGATGCGGCTTACAAGGGGCAGAGTGTTGGCCTGTTGCTGGAAGAAGAAATGATCCGCAGCGTGCTGGAAGACAATTGGATCGGGCGCCTCGATTCTTCCGCCGTGTCCGGCCACCTCATTACCTCATTCTGGAACGACACTATTGAGATCGGGGACATCCTGATAGATGCCAAGCCGGGCGCTGCGTCTATCCGGTTCAGCGCTTTTTCCGGGCTCGAAAAACTACGCCGGGCCGCGCGCGGGACAGCAAAAGATCTTACCAATCGCCTGCGGAGCTAG
- a CDS encoding TSUP family transporter (Derived by automated computational analysis using gene prediction method: Protein Homology. GO_component: GO:0016020 - membrane [Evidence IEA]) — MISGALTALIAITVIATATLSGIFGMAGGIVLMGMFLVVLPVGSAMMLHGTTQAVSNGYRAFLTRDHIVWPVFNFYVGGAVISLAALSAISFVPDKALVFICVGAVPFAAAALPARFALDITRPGMPIVCGFIITLINLIAGVAGPLLDAFFVKSDLTRHQIVATKAITQTLSHLLKLVYFGVLVRQVAIEANGDLSTLPWWLYMMVIPCAMLGTTLGTKVLDKISDTNFRRWSQWIILTLGAICITRGVSLWVS; from the coding sequence ATGATCAGCGGTGCATTGACAGCCCTTATCGCCATCACAGTCATTGCAACAGCCACTTTGTCCGGCATTTTTGGGATGGCCGGCGGCATCGTGTTGATGGGCATGTTCTTGGTCGTATTGCCGGTGGGCTCCGCAATGATGCTGCATGGGACCACCCAGGCCGTCTCCAATGGGTATCGCGCATTTCTCACCCGCGATCACATTGTGTGGCCGGTTTTCAACTTCTACGTCGGCGGTGCGGTTATTTCACTCGCTGCCTTAAGCGCGATCTCCTTCGTACCTGACAAGGCGCTCGTCTTCATCTGCGTGGGCGCGGTACCCTTCGCCGCCGCGGCTCTGCCAGCCCGCTTTGCGCTTGACATCACGCGGCCAGGCATGCCCATCGTATGCGGTTTTATCATTACACTGATTAATCTCATCGCAGGCGTTGCCGGACCCCTGCTCGATGCCTTCTTTGTAAAGTCAGACCTTACCCGGCATCAGATTGTCGCCACCAAAGCGATCACGCAGACCCTCAGCCATCTGTTGAAACTGGTTTACTTCGGCGTTTTGGTCCGGCAAGTCGCGATCGAAGCGAATGGAGACCTCTCAACCCTTCCATGGTGGCTCTATATGATGGTCATTCCCTGCGCCATGCTGGGAACAACACTCGGCACCAAAGTCCTGGATAAGATCTCTGACACCAATTTCCGCAGGTGGAGCCAATGGATCATTTTGACCCTCGGCGCCATCTGCATCACCCGCGGCGTAAGCCTATGGGTGTCATAA
- a CDS encoding alpha/beta hydrolase (Derived by automated computational analysis using gene prediction method: Protein Homology.), whose translation MVTTKQQNIPQPMDEVSGPPVSNVLREFLTPLEFANLLLFWWRLPFHLRGKGQTVLLLPGLGGGERSMAVIREYLRVLGYDPQDWGLGRNDGRVMDKLPRVNEMVRTLSREAGGPIILIGWSLGGYFAREAARDNPTEVSQVITLGSPLVGGPKYTATARFFGRRGLDHDAIEARIADRYRIPLSVPVTSIYSKGDGVVSWQASVDHWSLDVENIEVDTTHFGFGFSEQVLKLIAEILGGHRRRL comes from the coding sequence ATGGTAACCACCAAGCAGCAGAACATCCCGCAGCCGATGGATGAGGTCAGCGGCCCACCTGTCAGCAATGTCTTGCGTGAATTTCTTACCCCCCTGGAGTTTGCAAACCTGCTTCTGTTTTGGTGGCGTCTACCGTTTCATCTGCGCGGTAAGGGGCAGACAGTTTTGTTGTTGCCGGGGCTCGGTGGCGGTGAGCGGTCGATGGCGGTCATTCGGGAATATTTGCGGGTGCTGGGATATGACCCACAAGATTGGGGTTTGGGACGGAATGATGGTCGGGTGATGGACAAACTCCCCCGAGTAAATGAGATGGTTCGCACACTTTCCCGAGAGGCAGGCGGGCCCATTATTCTCATTGGATGGAGTCTTGGTGGCTATTTTGCGCGGGAGGCCGCGCGGGACAATCCGACAGAAGTGTCCCAGGTCATTACCCTCGGCAGCCCGCTTGTTGGCGGTCCCAAGTATACAGCAACTGCTCGGTTCTTTGGGCGTCGCGGACTTGATCATGATGCCATCGAAGCGCGCATTGCTGACCGCTATCGCATACCACTCAGTGTCCCGGTGACTTCCATTTATTCCAAGGGTGACGGGGTCGTGTCCTGGCAGGCCTCAGTCGATCACTGGAGCCTGGATGTTGAGAATATTGAGGTCGACACGACCCATTTTGGTTTTGGGTTTTCTGAGCAAGTGTTGAAGCTCATTGCTGAAATATTGGGTGGCCACCGGCGTCGTTTATGA
- a CDS encoding TIGR03032 family protein (Derived by automated computational analysis using gene prediction method: Protein Homology. GO_component: GO:0005575 - cellular_component [Evidence IEA]; GO_function: GO:0003674 - molecular_function [Evidence IEA]; GO_process: GO:0008150 - biological_process [Evidence IEA]), whose protein sequence is MTVDPETPDPQSPNETEPTPAGTQISCSRNLPGWLANNGAGVVFTSYQSGIVYFVGVQPNGGLSIHQTGFPRAMGLCAQRQRIYLASHAQIWRLENMLREGEFANNQYDVCYVPRNAQTTGDVDAHEIAVEPSGRIIFVNTSYSCLATLDPVHGFKPLWQPPFITKLAPEDRCHLNGLAMEKGEARYVTAVSRSDVVTGWRDRRGEGGILIDIQQDRVLTDKLSMPHSPRLHNNQLYALNSGRGHLVRIDRQTGAAEEIAFLPGFVRGLAFHNNHAIVTLSLPRDQSFAGLELEEELQKRDADPWCGVQVIDLATGNVVEWLRLDGDIRELFDVAVLPDVRCPLAVSPLAPEFATTVTMADPD, encoded by the coding sequence ATGACCGTAGACCCAGAAACACCCGACCCGCAATCACCGAATGAGACGGAGCCAACGCCAGCTGGAACACAAATTTCCTGTTCCAGAAACCTGCCAGGCTGGTTAGCGAACAACGGCGCGGGGGTCGTGTTCACGTCCTATCAGTCAGGCATTGTCTATTTCGTCGGTGTTCAGCCAAATGGCGGCCTCTCTATACATCAGACCGGATTCCCAAGGGCAATGGGGCTCTGCGCCCAAAGGCAGCGCATCTATCTCGCATCCCACGCACAAATCTGGCGCTTGGAGAACATGCTGCGCGAAGGCGAGTTCGCAAACAATCAATATGATGTTTGCTACGTACCGCGAAACGCGCAGACGACCGGCGATGTCGACGCACACGAAATTGCAGTCGAGCCCTCGGGTCGTATCATCTTCGTAAACACGTCCTATTCCTGCCTGGCAACGCTCGACCCCGTCCACGGGTTTAAGCCCCTGTGGCAACCACCCTTCATCACAAAACTCGCACCTGAAGATCGCTGCCATCTAAATGGTCTCGCCATGGAAAAGGGAGAGGCCAGATACGTAACTGCCGTTTCCCGAAGCGATGTCGTAACTGGCTGGCGCGATCGTCGCGGGGAAGGCGGCATTCTGATCGACATCCAACAAGACCGTGTACTGACGGATAAGCTCTCCATGCCACACTCACCACGGCTCCATAACAATCAGCTCTACGCACTCAACTCCGGCCGCGGACATCTTGTGCGCATTGACCGCCAAACAGGCGCTGCAGAAGAGATTGCATTTCTTCCGGGCTTCGTACGCGGACTGGCCTTCCACAATAATCACGCCATCGTCACCTTGTCTTTGCCACGCGACCAGTCTTTTGCAGGACTTGAACTTGAGGAAGAGTTACAAAAACGAGATGCGGACCCCTGGTGCGGTGTACAGGTCATCGACCTTGCCACTGGCAACGTCGTCGAATGGCTGCGCCTGGATGGCGATATTCGGGAGCTTTTTGATGTGGCTGTTCTGCCAGACGTACGCTGTCCCCTGGCGGTCAGTCCGCTTGCACCGGAATTTGCAACAACCGTCACAATGGCGGATCCTGACTAG